In Maribacter algicola, the sequence GGGTCGGATAAAATGCATGATGCCGGCGAATACATACATAATCGCCATAAGATATAGGTGCCACGGATAATTGAAGTCCATTAAAGATATTTTTGCATTCGGTCCTTTTTGTACTGGGGCACCGCGGGGTTTTCCATAAAACGTTGCAGTAATTCCTTGGGTTTTTCCTTTAGGAACATGAGTTCATAGAATTCCTGGACCGTTAAGGTATTCTCCGATAGTTGTATCAATTGAAGTTCGTCCCCAATTCCTACTTCGCCCTCCTCTAATATTTTCACATAGGTTCCTGGATGGTTTTGATCTATAAACTGCTTTAAAATTTCTTGGGTCCCAAAACGTATTCCCAATTTATAACAAGGTTCCCTAGGTTGTGAAACCTGAACCAAGGCATTTCCCAATTTATAGATATTTCCGACCCTAATTTTTGATTCGTCCAGGCCTTCTACCGTTAAATTTTCCCCAAACATGCCCCAATTCCAATCATGGTTTGGATATTTTTTCTTCCAAAACGGATATTGATCCTCTGAAAACAAGTAGCACGCCTTGTTCTCTCCACCATGATGAACCCTATCAATAATACTGTCCCTTTGAACATCGCTTTTGGTCAGGAACAATTTTTCTTTCGTTGGATATTTAAAAATACCGGTTTGTTCTTCTTTGCCGTTCCAAACAAAGGTTTTGGGCTCGTTGCAGATATTGGTGGAGATAATCTTCATAAGGTGAAGATAGAAAAAACCGTTTTAGGAAAATTGACGGTTTAATATTTTGTTTGGAATTCTTTCTAGTTTCTTTTTCAATTTTTTGGTGAGATAAAATCGAGATAATGGCCCAATTCCCGCTATAAGGAATAAAGTTCAAGGATAGGTGACGCCATCCTCCAAGTCAAAAAAAATGGTACAACTAATAAGGATGAATTATTGGACAAAGGGCTATTTATTGGTAAAAAAGCCATGAATGAACTATAAATCCCAAGTTGAATCAATAGCAACATAATGAAAAATAATAACTTATGGATTTTAAAGAAACCAATTTGGAGGTTCTGAAAACCAAACTTCAAAAAAAAAGAGGATTATGCAGTTGCTGACTTGATGTAGAATAACATGAGTAGTGTTTTTGCCCTACGGATGGTTTATGAAATTAAATGGGTTGGATGCATTATTTCATATGTTTCCAATTGCTTTTGTTTTCTATATCCTAGTCTTGGATAAAAGGTATAAAAAAATAATGCAGAATAAGAATTTAGGAGGTAAGTTGACTTCCTGCAAAAAAATTCATTGACAATAAATATGTTAAGAATATAAAAGGGCCAAGTTACCTCGGCCCTTTATATCAATATTTCCGCATATACCTCTCCCTTGGAGAAGTCAGAACTGCATTGCAGTTTTGGCTGAGGCTCTTATTTCACCATTTCGTAACTACGCTTAATAAAGTTCGTTAACTCCGCGCCTTTAAGCAAACCTTTGGAAAGTTTTGCCAAATCCAGGGATTGGTTGATCAATCGTTTCTTTTTCTTCGCGGTTTTTGTATTCAGGATTTCGCCTACCAATTCATGATTGGTGTTTACTATGAGGTTGAACATTTCCGGCATATTGCCCATACCGAACATACCTCCACCACCTGTTTGTTGCATCTCTTTCATACGGCGTAAAAATTCCGGCTCTGTAATCACAAATGGGGAAGCATCGCTGTCCATGGCTTCCAATTGTATTGTGTAATTGCTTTTTTCACCAAAAACAGCCTCCAAATCGGCTTTTAGCTTTTCCTTCTCCTCATCGGATAACTTGGAGATTTGGGTATCCTCTTTTTGGATCAGCTTGTCGATATGGTCCGCATCCACCCTGGCGAAGGATATTTTCTCCTTGGTAGTTTCCAGTTTCTGCATTAGATGGCCGATAATGGGCGAATCCAACAGCAATACTTCATAGCCTTTGGACTTGGCTGTTTCTATATAGCTATGCTGCGCTTCTTTATCGGAAGCATACAAAATGACCAATTTATCGTCCTTATCCGTTTGGTTGCCCTTGATTTTCTCCTGTAGCTCCTCAAACGTATAAAAGGCACCATCAACTGTTGGATAAAGTGCAAACTTGTCAGCTTTTTCAAAGAATTTGTCTTCGGAAAGCATACCATATTCAATAACGATTTTGATATCGTTCCATTTCTTTTCAAAATCCTCACGGTTGTTCTTGAAAAGAGACGTCAATTTATCAGCAACCTTTCTGGTAATGTAAGTGGATATTTTTTTGACCGCTCCATCGGCTTGTAGATATGATCTGGACACGTTCAAAGGAATATCAGGGGAATCGATGACACCGCGCAACATGGTCAAAAATTCCGGTACGATACCTTCTACATTGTCCGTTACAAATACTTGGTTCTGGTACAACTGAATCTTGTCCTTTTGAATATTCAGGTCGTTCGTAAGCTTCGGAAAATAAAGAATCCCCGTTAGGTTAAAAGGATAATCTACATTCAGGTGGATATGGAACAAAGGCTCCTCGAACTGCATTGGGTAGAGTTCCCTGTAAAAATTCTTATAATCCTCGTCCTTTAAATCCGTTGGTTGTTTTGTCCAGGCCGGATTTGGATTGTTGATGATATTGTCCACTTCCTTGGTAGGCGCTGGATCTTCTTCCTTGGCACCTTCCGGTTTGGGAAGGGTCTCCGTTTTGGTTCCAAACTTAATGGGGACCGGCATAAATTTGTTATACTTTCTAAGTAGTTCACGTATTCTGCTTTCTTCCAAAAACTCCGTGGAGTCATCGGCTATATGCAGAATGATTTCGGTACCACGTTCCTTTTTATCGGATTCCTCAATGGTGAAATTTGGTGAGCCGTCACAAGTCCAATGGACCGCAGGTTCGTCCTGAAAACTTTTGGTGATGATCTCCACTTTGTGGGCGACCATAAAGGCAGAGTAAAATCCAAGGCCAAAATGCCCAATGATCCCGGCATCCTTGGCGGAATCTTCATATTTGTTCAGAAATTCCTCTGCACCAGAGAAGGCAACTTCATTAATATACTTTTTGACCTCTTCTTCCGTCATCCCCAAACCTTGGTCTATGACATGAAGTTTTTTCCCTTTTTTGTCAACCTTTATTTCAATTAAAGGATTGCCATACTCCACTTTTGCCTCACCTATTGAGGTTAGATGCTTTAATTTAAGGGTTGCATCCGTAGCATTGGATACCAATTCCCGAAGAAAAATTTCATGATCGGAATACAAAAACTTCTTTATGAGTGGAAATATATTGTCTACCGAAACATTTATTTTACCTGTAGCCATTACTTAGAATTTTAAATTAGTACAAAACCACTAAGTCAAAAAAAATACCATACTGATAGAAAGTGACAAACTGACACATATCTCGCTATACAAAACTTTAACAAAACTTTTGTTTAATATTTTTTTATAAACATTAAACATTATTTAATTTTACATGTGATTAGGAAAAAAAATGCTATGAAAAAGTTTTAATCATAATCACGTTTGATTATTTATTGGTTAGGTTGTTTGAAAACGTGCTTTCCCTCCGAAAGCACGTTTTTTAGTCTAAATCCGCATATTTTTGTAAGAAACCCTAATACTCAAAGAATTAAGATATGGCTACGAAGAACAAAAAAATTACGAAGGAGGAAATCATTTCAAAATACATGGACTATGTGCTTGAGCATGAAAAGGAACCCAAAACGGTATATAAATTCTGCAAGCAACATGAAATCCCAGAATCCGATTTTTATAAATTCTTTGCGTCCATCCCCGCTATTAAGAAAGGTATTTGGAACACCTTTTTCACTAATACCATTGCATTGATGAAAAAGAACAAGGACTACGAATCCTTTGCAAACAGGGACAAATTATTGACATTTTTCTATACGTTTTTCGAGATGTTGACCCTCAACAGAAGTTATGCCCTCTTTACGTTGAACCAAGGCGGCAACCAGCTTAAGAACATGGAGCAACTAAAGGAATTGAGAAAGCACCTGAAAGAGTTTGCCAAAGAATTGATCGTGGATGGAAACCAGCAAAAAACCAGTAAGATTACCAAACACAATCCTTCCATTTTCTCAGAAGGAGCTTGGCTGCAATTTCTGTTCCTTTTAAAATTCTGGATGAACGATGAATCTCAGGGATTTGAAAAGACAGACCTCGCGATTGAGAAATCCGTCAATACCGTATTTGACCTATTCGACAATACTCCATTGGACAACCTTGTCGACTTTGGAAAATTTCTTTACAAGGAGACCTTTGCCTAATATTAAAAGAATTCAACATTGAAGACACTTGATAAAATCCCTACGGGAAAAATCGAACGCGCCAGTAAATTGTTCAAGACGGGCGTGAAAATAGGAGGGAACTATGCCAAATATTATGGTAAGAAAATAGTAAATCCGGAATTAACAAGGGATGAATTGGACAATGACAACGCAGGCGATATCTACGACGGACTTAAAAGTCTAAAAGGCAGTGCACTGAAAGTTGCCCAAATGTTAAGTATGGAGAAAAACCTGCTTCCCAATGCCTATGTAGAAAAGTTTTCGCTTTCGCAGTTTTCCGTGCCACCCTTATCGGCGCCGCTAGTGCGAAAAACTTTCAAAAAATACCTGGATAAATATCCAGAGGAGGTTTTCGATACTTTTGAAAAGGACTCCGTAAATGCTGCAAGTATCGGACAGGTACATCGTGCCACTAAAGATGGCAAGGATTTGGCCGTTAAAATACAGTATCCCGGCGTGGCTGAAAGTATCAGCAGCGATCTCGCCCTGGTGAAGCCCGTGGCTTTGCGCATGTTCAACTTGCAGGGAAAGGATTCCGATAAATACTTTAAGGAGGTAGAGGATAAATTACTCGAAGAGACCAATTATCTTTTGGAAATTCAACAGAGCAAGGAAATTACCAACAAGTGTAGCCATATAGAAAACTTACGATTTCCCAATTATTACGAGGCTCTTTCCAGTGATCGGATTATTACCATGGATTGGATGACCGGTAGCCATCTAAGCGAGTTCACTAAGACTGGTTTTTCACAGGAAGTAGGGAATAAGTTGGGTCAGACCCTCTGGGATTTTTATATGTTTCAAATACATGGGTTAAGAAAGGTGCATGCAGACCCACATCCCGGTAATTTTTTGGTCAATTCCAATGGGGAGCTGGTCGTCATCGATTTTGGATGCATCAAGGAGGTGCCCGATGATTTTTACAATCCCTACTTTGAACTGGCCAAAAAGGAGAATATTTTCAACGATGCCATTTTTACCGAAAAGCTATACCAGCTTGAAATCTTGACCCCCTCTGATACCCAAAAGGAAATAACATTTTTTAAAAACCTTTTTCATGAAATGTTAAGCCTGTTCACATCCCCGTTCCATGAGGAGACCTTTGACTTTGGCAGTGCCGATTTTTGGGGGAAGATTGCGGCCTTGAGCGAGCAATATGCATCGGATAAACAAATACGTAAAATGAACGGAAACAGGGGTTCCAAGCACTTTTTATACATGAACAGGACCTTCTTCGGACTATACAATTTGTTGAACGACCTAAAGGCCGAAATTCAGGTGAATCATTTTCAGAAGTATCTGTAAGTGCAACAAGCTTTTTTAAAATGGATGTGAAATTCGTAATTGTTGCTATATTGCACTGCTTGTATGGGCAATAAATACGGCTAAAATTCACAATATGTACAATTCAAAAATTACAGGTCTGGGCTATTATGTCCCGGATAATGTGGTAACCAACGATGATCTTTCCAAAATAATGGATACTAACGATGCTTGGATCCAAGAGAGAACCGGTATCAAGGAACGTAGGCATGTCATCAAGGGCGAGGACACCACTACCACAATGGGAGTAAAGGCTGCCAAGATCGCCATTGAGCGCGCCGGTATTGATAAAGATGATATCGATTTTATCGTTTTCGCCACCCTAAGCCCTGATTACTATTTTCCAGGACCCGGCGTACTGGTACAGCGGGATTTGGATATAAAAACCGTGGGGGCCTTGGATGTCAGGAACCAATGTTCCGGGTTCGTATACGCTATTTCCGTGGCGGACCAATATATTAAAACAGGGATGTATAAGAACATACTGGTCATTGGTTCCGAGCTGCATTCCCATGGATTGGATATGACAACAAGGGGCAGGGGCGTTTCCGTAATTTTTGGAGACGGTGCCGGTGCTGCCGTTTTGAGTAGGGCAGAAAATGAGGAAGAAGGAATCCTTTCCACCCATTTACATTCCGAAGGGCAGCATGCCGAAGAGCTTTCCTTGATAGCTCCCGGTATGGGAAAACGATGGGTATCGGATATCATAGCGGATAATGACCCTAACGATGAATCCTACTTCCCCTACATGAACGGGCAATTTGTGTTTAAAAATGCCGTAGTCCGATTTAGCGAGGTGATCATGGAAGGTCTAAAGAAAAACGGCTTGCAACCAACGGATATTGATTTGTTGGTGCCACATCAGGCCAATCTTAGGATTTCACAGTTTATTCAGAATAAATTCGGCCTTACCAATGATCAAGTATTCAACAATATTATGAGTTACGGAAATACCACGGCCGCTTCCATTCCCATAGCATTGACCGAAGCTTGGGAAGCTGGAAAGGTAAATAAAGGGGACTTGGTCGTACTGGCAGCGTTTGGTAGTGGATTTACTTGGGGCAGCGTCATTATTAGATGGTAAGCAAATATACCTTGAAGTAATCCTAAATTCTTTTGACAATTAAGGGAAGCAACGGGATTTGTGTCCCATCATATATAGAGGTAATACTATACTCTTTAATCAGTAAAAAACCCGCGGCCTAAACCACGGGTTTTCCTCAGGATAAAGTCTAAAGGGAAAACCAACCAATTCCCAAATAGAGAACTTTCTCCCTAGTATGATAGACTTATAAAAGAGGCTAATGTTACAGGTAGAATACCGTTTAACATTTTTTTGATGCCTTAAAAAGCGAAACCCGGACAAAAGCCCGGGTTTCTTGCTGATAAGCTATACTAAACACTAACCATTAACTATAAATATATAGCACTATCAACTTTTTATATATTTTACCAAAAATAAAAATAGACCTTCCTGTAATACTTATAACAATATAAAGACTATTATTCCTGAAAATAGTTACAGAACTTATAAAATTTAACACCCTGATGAAAATGGATACAACGCTGGTATTTGGTGCATCCTTAA encodes:
- a CDS encoding TetR family transcriptional regulator C-terminal domain-containing protein — protein: MATKNKKITKEEIISKYMDYVLEHEKEPKTVYKFCKQHEIPESDFYKFFASIPAIKKGIWNTFFTNTIALMKKNKDYESFANRDKLLTFFYTFFEMLTLNRSYALFTLNQGGNQLKNMEQLKELRKHLKEFAKELIVDGNQQKTSKITKHNPSIFSEGAWLQFLFLLKFWMNDESQGFEKTDLAIEKSVNTVFDLFDNTPLDNLVDFGKFLYKETFA
- a CDS encoding ABC1 kinase family protein translates to MKTLDKIPTGKIERASKLFKTGVKIGGNYAKYYGKKIVNPELTRDELDNDNAGDIYDGLKSLKGSALKVAQMLSMEKNLLPNAYVEKFSLSQFSVPPLSAPLVRKTFKKYLDKYPEEVFDTFEKDSVNAASIGQVHRATKDGKDLAVKIQYPGVAESISSDLALVKPVALRMFNLQGKDSDKYFKEVEDKLLEETNYLLEIQQSKEITNKCSHIENLRFPNYYEALSSDRIITMDWMTGSHLSEFTKTGFSQEVGNKLGQTLWDFYMFQIHGLRKVHADPHPGNFLVNSNGELVVIDFGCIKEVPDDFYNPYFELAKKENIFNDAIFTEKLYQLEILTPSDTQKEITFFKNLFHEMLSLFTSPFHEETFDFGSADFWGKIAALSEQYASDKQIRKMNGNRGSKHFLYMNRTFFGLYNLLNDLKAEIQVNHFQKYL
- the htpG gene encoding molecular chaperone HtpG; this encodes MATGKINVSVDNIFPLIKKFLYSDHEIFLRELVSNATDATLKLKHLTSIGEAKVEYGNPLIEIKVDKKGKKLHVIDQGLGMTEEEVKKYINEVAFSGAEEFLNKYEDSAKDAGIIGHFGLGFYSAFMVAHKVEIITKSFQDEPAVHWTCDGSPNFTIEESDKKERGTEIILHIADDSTEFLEESRIRELLRKYNKFMPVPIKFGTKTETLPKPEGAKEEDPAPTKEVDNIINNPNPAWTKQPTDLKDEDYKNFYRELYPMQFEEPLFHIHLNVDYPFNLTGILYFPKLTNDLNIQKDKIQLYQNQVFVTDNVEGIVPEFLTMLRGVIDSPDIPLNVSRSYLQADGAVKKISTYITRKVADKLTSLFKNNREDFEKKWNDIKIVIEYGMLSEDKFFEKADKFALYPTVDGAFYTFEELQEKIKGNQTDKDDKLVILYASDKEAQHSYIETAKSKGYEVLLLDSPIIGHLMQKLETTKEKISFARVDADHIDKLIQKEDTQISKLSDEEKEKLKADLEAVFGEKSNYTIQLEAMDSDASPFVITEPEFLRRMKEMQQTGGGGMFGMGNMPEMFNLIVNTNHELVGEILNTKTAKKKKRLINQSLDLAKLSKGLLKGAELTNFIKRSYEMVK
- a CDS encoding 3-oxoacyl-ACP synthase III family protein, which gives rise to MYNSKITGLGYYVPDNVVTNDDLSKIMDTNDAWIQERTGIKERRHVIKGEDTTTTMGVKAAKIAIERAGIDKDDIDFIVFATLSPDYYFPGPGVLVQRDLDIKTVGALDVRNQCSGFVYAISVADQYIKTGMYKNILVIGSELHSHGLDMTTRGRGVSVIFGDGAGAAVLSRAENEEEGILSTHLHSEGQHAEELSLIAPGMGKRWVSDIIADNDPNDESYFPYMNGQFVFKNAVVRFSEVIMEGLKKNGLQPTDIDLLVPHQANLRISQFIQNKFGLTNDQVFNNIMSYGNTTAASIPIALTEAWEAGKVNKGDLVVLAAFGSGFTWGSVIIRW
- a CDS encoding MOSC domain-containing protein codes for the protein MKIISTNICNEPKTFVWNGKEEQTGIFKYPTKEKLFLTKSDVQRDSIIDRVHHGGENKACYLFSEDQYPFWKKKYPNHDWNWGMFGENLTVEGLDESKIRVGNIYKLGNALVQVSQPREPCYKLGIRFGTQEILKQFIDQNHPGTYVKILEEGEVGIGDELQLIQLSENTLTVQEFYELMFLKEKPKELLQRFMENPAVPQYKKDRMQKYL